A stretch of Arachis hypogaea cultivar Tifrunner chromosome 15, arahy.Tifrunner.gnm2.J5K5, whole genome shotgun sequence DNA encodes these proteins:
- the LOC112751767 gene encoding CEN-like protein 1 isoform X2, producing the protein MMEPLAVGRVIGDVVDVFNPSVRMNVIYSTKQVANGHELMPSTLVPKPRVEIGGHDLRDAYTLIMTDPDAPSPSDPYLREHLHWMVVDIPGTTDASFGREIVEYESPRPMIGIHRYVFILLKQHRGRQTVSPPASREQFNTRIFSQENGLGLPVAAVYFNAQRETAARRR; encoded by the exons ATGATGGAACCACTTGCTGTGGGAAGAGTGATAGGAGATGTGGTTGATGTATTCAACCCAAGTGTGAGAATGAATGTGATTTATTCCACTAAGCAAGTTGCTAATGGTCATGAGCTTATGCCTTCAACCCTTGTGCCCAAGCCTAGAGTTGAGATTGGTGGTCATGACTTAAGGGATGCTTATACCTTg ATTATGACAGACCCAGATGCTCCAAGTCCTAGTGATCCATACTTGAGGGAACATCTTCACTG GATGGTTGTAGATATTCCTGGCACCACTGATGCATCTTTTG GGAGAGAGATAGTGGAGTATGAGAGTCCAAGGCCAATGATAGGAATACACAGATATGTGTTCATATTGTTGAAGCAGCATAGAGGGAGACAAACAGTGAGTCCCCCTGCTTCGAGAGAGCAATTCAACACAAGAATCTTCTCACAGGAAAATGGCCTTGGCCTACCTGTTGCTGCTGTTTACTTCAATGCTCAAAGAGAAACTGCTGCTAGGAGAAGGTGA
- the LOC112751767 gene encoding CEN-like protein 1 isoform X1, which translates to MSRSMMEPLAVGRVIGDVVDVFNPSVRMNVIYSTKQVANGHELMPSTLVPKPRVEIGGHDLRDAYTLIMTDPDAPSPSDPYLREHLHWMVVDIPGTTDASFGREIVEYESPRPMIGIHRYVFILLKQHRGRQTVSPPASREQFNTRIFSQENGLGLPVAAVYFNAQRETAARRR; encoded by the exons ATGTCTAGGAGTATGATGGAACCACTTGCTGTGGGAAGAGTGATAGGAGATGTGGTTGATGTATTCAACCCAAGTGTGAGAATGAATGTGATTTATTCCACTAAGCAAGTTGCTAATGGTCATGAGCTTATGCCTTCAACCCTTGTGCCCAAGCCTAGAGTTGAGATTGGTGGTCATGACTTAAGGGATGCTTATACCTTg ATTATGACAGACCCAGATGCTCCAAGTCCTAGTGATCCATACTTGAGGGAACATCTTCACTG GATGGTTGTAGATATTCCTGGCACCACTGATGCATCTTTTG GGAGAGAGATAGTGGAGTATGAGAGTCCAAGGCCAATGATAGGAATACACAGATATGTGTTCATATTGTTGAAGCAGCATAGAGGGAGACAAACAGTGAGTCCCCCTGCTTCGAGAGAGCAATTCAACACAAGAATCTTCTCACAGGAAAATGGCCTTGGCCTACCTGTTGCTGCTGTTTACTTCAATGCTCAAAGAGAAACTGCTGCTAGGAGAAGGTGA